In Ipomoea triloba cultivar NCNSP0323 chromosome 15, ASM357664v1, one genomic interval encodes:
- the LOC116007472 gene encoding uncharacterized protein LOC116007472, translating to MGRLILATIHRNKGQQMRSRQKKSSKTGRELGGRLVQDLPNCTALKNLSEKINNVKQFSSEACIFKVSEELRKTNSQAYTPLTISIGPYHYHHRKMERLKELYTQSFLNRAQGGVEECWKKLKDLQGKAESYYGDLDDIKFVDDDEFVKMLLLDGCFIVEFVIRSCLHYDAKGQAEDIYDPIFKISGMEDNIVRDMLLLENQLPFFILQELYNMISNRGNSEFSEKVKIAFRNKIPKMNIKSLLETKVNPQGIKHLLQEVHILCEPQNNGKIPQQQQQQEACSPPCQPQNNAKILQQQQQQVVCSPPCQPQPQGSGSDIESHSLSNRQDRHRHWRQFLSCFLSKFWEQPQQSKDDDAALLCSIRTASELQEAGVDFKKVVKISTDDSSNETISLFDIKFNNHGVLEIPSSALYDPTETFFRNLIAYEQHSPDVNPMYFTDYAKFMDDLINTEKDVNLLRLKNVFVNGLGDDKEVTRLFNDLCKGITYSSNNDFYYKDVYKELNRHCEKPWNVLKARLRRDYFHTPWAGISTLAAILLLTLTIAQTVLSALGLQK from the exons ATGGGGCGTCTCATATTGGCGACAATCCACAGGAACAAAGGTCAACAAATGAGAAGCAG GCAAAAGAAATCATCGAAGACAGGGAGGGAGCTGGGAGGAAGGCTTGTACAAGATTTACCGAACTGCACAGCATTAAAAAACCTTTCGGAAAAGATTAATAATGTAAAACAATTTTCTTCAGAAGCATGTATATTCAAAGTGTCGGAGGAGCTGCGTAAAACAAACTCACAAGCTTATACACCTCTCACAATTTCCATCGGGCCTTACCATTATCATCATAGGAAGATGGAAAGGTTGAAAGAATTGTATACACAGTCCTTTCTAAACAGAGCACAAGGAGGTGTGGAGGAGTGTTGGAAGAAATTAAAGGATTTGCAAGGCAAAGCAGAGAGCTATTATGGTGATCTTGATGACATAAAATTTGTTGACGATGATGAATTCGTGAAGATGTTATTGCTTGATGGTTGCTTTATAGTGGAATTTGTTATTAGATCATGTCTTCACTACGATGCCAAGGGGCAAGCAGAAGACATATATGATCCCATTTTCAAGATTAGCGGGATGGAAGATAATATTGTTCGTGACATGTTGCTCCTGGAAAACCAACTCCCCTTCTTTATTCTGCAAGAACTCTATAACATGATTAGTAATCGTGGCAACTCAGAATTCTCAGAGAAGGTGAAAATTGCATTTCGGAATAAGATACCAAAGATGAACATTAAGTCCCTACTCGAAACTAAGGTCAACCCCCAAGGGATAAAGCATTTACTTCAGGAAGTGCACATTCTCTGCGAACCCCAAAATAATGGGAAGATTccacagcagcagcagcagcaagaGGCATGTTCTCCTCCCTGCCAACCCCAAAATAATGCGAAGATTctgcagcagcagcaacagcaaGTGGTATGTTCTCCTCCCTGCCAACCCCAACCACAAGGCAGCGGCTCTGATATTGAATCCCATAGTCTTAGTAACAGACAGGATAGGCATAGGCATTGGCGGCAATTCTTAAGTTGTTTTCTTTCCAAGTTTTGGGAACAACCACAACAAAGTAAAGATGACGACGCCGCTTTATTATGCAGCATCCGTACTGCAAGTGAGCTTCAAGAAGCTGGAGTTGACTTCAAAAAGGTTGTCAAGATTAGTACCGACGACAGCTCTAATGAAACCATAAGTCTATTTGATATAAAGTTCAATAATCACGGCGTATTGGAGATCCCCTCTTCCGCTCTCTATGATCCAACAGAAACCTTCTTCAGAAATCTCATAGCCTACGAGCAACATTCTCCCGATGTGAATCCAATGTATTTCACAGATTATGCCAAGTTCATGGATGATCTTATTAATACAGAGAAGGACGTCAACTTACTTCGTCTTAAAAATGTTTTTGTAAATGGACTGGGAGATGACAAAGAAGTTACCCGTCTTTTTAACGACCTTTGCAAAGGGATTACGTATTCCAGTAATAATGACTTCTATTACAAAGATGTGTACAAGGAATTGAATCGACATTGCGAAAAACCCTGGAATGTGTTGAAGGCAAGACTAAGACGCGATTATTTTCACACTCCATGGGCAGGGATTTCCACCTTGGCAGCTATACTGCTTCTTACACTCACTATTGCACAGACTGTCCTATCTGCGCTTGGTCtgcaaaagtaa